A segment of the Stegostoma tigrinum isolate sSteTig4 chromosome 44, sSteTig4.hap1, whole genome shotgun sequence genome:
TTAATATATTTCCTAAAGGCTTGGTGCAAAATTAAAAGTCGCTGCACCAGCCCAATGTGCTGGTTCCCCATCCTCAGGTCTCCGCTCTCAGGCGGAGGgtttgggtggctctgaaaagagcctttgggttcgctGGAAAAGGGTTGATTTGCTCAGCCGCCGAATCCATACAGAGTGCGGCCCTGGCGTTTCAGAgcgtacaccacatccatggcAGTCACTGTCTTGCGCTTGGCGTGCTCCGTGTAGGTCACCGCATCCCTGATCACATTCTCCAGGAAAACCTTCAGCACCCCGCGGGTCTCCTCGTAGATCAAGCCCGAGATGCGCTTAACCCCGCCACGGCGAGCCAGGCGCCGGATGGCTGGTTTCGTGATGCCCTGGATGTTATCACGGAGCACTTTGCGGTGCCTCTTCGCTCCGCCTTTTCCCAGGCCTTTgcctcctttccctctcccagaCATCACGCTTCTTCACTCCAATCGCTGCCGAGTGAGAGCCGAGCTGCCTCGCCTTCCATTTTTATACAGCCCGCCCCGACCTGACTGAGAAACAGCTGACAGGGAGTGAGAGGATACCCGGGCAGAAAACTGAGTGACACACAGAGAAATGTCCAGCTCCGCCTACAGCTGACTGCCGCCCCCAACTGGATCTGGAACTAAACCTTTTCTCCACAAGCGCAGTGAACACAAGGCCCGGCAGAAAACCTGCAGACTCAAACTTctattcaaagataataaaacctggatattttaaaagcaagatgacaaagtatgaagctggatgaacacagcaggccaagcagcatctcaggagcacaaaagctgatatcactgatacaattttaaaagcagagataatgggaactgcagatgctggagaattccaagatagtaaaatgtgaggctggatgaacacagcaggccaagcagcatctcaggagcacaaaagctgacgtttcgggcctggacccttcatcagagagggggatggggagagggaactggaataaatagggagagagggggaggcgggccgaagatggagagtaaagaagataggtggagagagtataggtggggaggtaggaaggggataggtcagtccagggaagacggacaggtcaaggaggtgggatgaggtgagtaggtagatgggggtgcggattggggtgggaggaagggatgggtgagagggagaaccggttagggaggcagaggcaggttggactggttttgggatgcagtgggtgggggggaagagatggtctggttgtgtggtgcagtggggggaggggatgaactgggctggttttggtatgcagtaggggaaggggagattttgaaactggtgaagtccacattgataccatatggctgcagggttcccaagcggaatatgagttgctgttcctgcaaccttcgggtggcatcattgtggcagtgcaggaggcccatgatggacatgtcatctaaagaatgggagggggagtggaaatggtttgcgactgggaggtgcagttgtttgttgcaaactgagcggaggtgttctgcaaggcggtctccaagcctccgcttggtttccccaatgtagaggaagccgcaccgggtacagtggatgcaatataccacattggcagatgtgcaggtgaacctctgcttaatgtgaaatgtcatcttggggcctgggataggggtgagggaggaggtgtgggctaCACTTGcgtcccagtcacaaaccatttccactccccctcccattctttagatgacatgtctatcatgggcctcctgcactgccacaatgatgccacccgaaggttgcaggaacagcaactcatattccacctgggaaccctgcagcctaatgggatcaatgtggacttcaccagtttcaaaatctccccttccccaactacatccctaaaccagcccagttcgtcccctccccccactgcaccacacaaccagcccagctcttccccccaacccactgcatcccaaaaccagtccaacctgtctctgcctccctaaccggttcttcctctcacccatcccttcctcccaccccaagccgcacccccatctacctactaacctcatcccacctccttgacctgtccgtcttccctggactgacctatcccctccgtacttccccacctatactctctccaccgatcttctttactctccatcttcagcccgcctccccctctctccctatttattccagaaccctctccccatccccctctctgatgaagggtctaggcccgaaacgtcagcttttgtgctcctgagatgctgcttggcctgctgtgttcatccagcctcacattttattatcttggaattctccagcatctgcagttcccattatctccaataccaGAGAGATTCGGGATTGTAGTGGGGGTTGTAGTGATAGACCTTGCTGTTAGGGTGGATGGAGTCTATATCAAGTCtgatcagtgtgtgtgagggtaaaACTGTGTCACAGAGTCGTGCAGTAAGGCATCCTTTGGCTTGGGCCTCAGCATCATTGtatcctccactgtcaacatcctgggagctacTATGAAGGACAAATTGAACCGGACTCATCCGataaatgcaatggctacaaTAACAGGGCCAAGGCTAtggatactgcagcaagtaacttccctcctgatttctcaaacctgtccaaaatctccaacattcaagtcaggaatgtaaaggTTTCCCCTCTGTAGCCCCCATTACCTGTATTAGTGCAGCTCCAACTGCACACGGCAAGCAAGGTACTATCCATGAAAAAGCTGCTCCTggttaattggcaccacattcacaaacatccactctctcaaatataaaattagatagcacctaccaaacccacaactacttccatcttgaaagacaGCAGCAGCAGGTTCATGGGAACTGCACGAACTGCAAGATcttctccaagacactcaccatcctgacttggaattatattggcCGTTCAGTCTGTGCCAATCCgtgaaaatcctgcaattcccttacTAATGGCAATGTGGGCCGACCTGCAGCTCAGAGATTGCaacggttcaggaaggcagttcactaccaccttctcacggGCATTTCAGGAGGGTCAATCAACGCTCAGAccagtcagtgatgtccacagctggcatttttttctttgaaatgtctGCATTATTCTTGCCCAGTAACAAAGACTGTCCAAATTCTCTTAAAACACCCAGTTGTGAAACAGAGCATAGACTGGGTAATCATTTTGcacaacatctatgttctgcttgcaaaaaagaccttgaacttcctgttgcctgtcactttaatgcaccaccccgTTTCCagtccaacatctctgtctctgtcttgctgtagagttccattgaagctcaacacaagctagaagaacaatacctcatcttccacttgggtccctgcagccctccagacccAGTATCGAGATCAAtatttttgggcctaaactctacccctcacaaggccttgttaccacataccctgccattatccACCACCCGCTAAGAGTTCCCATTAATTACTATTCAAcatcccagcctgatcgttatcgaCTCTGTCCAAGTGTTCTTCTCTCTGTTAGGCTCTATCCTAACATTTATTCCAAACCCCATCACACTCCCCTTTtatcagcatataaactgacgttttcccagccaccatcaattctgcagaaaggtcactggacgcagaatgttaattttgtttctttttccttcttagATGCTGCCATACATAGAACCgctccaggccatttggcccaacaagtcctcagcacccgacccagacctattcccctaccctTTACTTCTCATGTCTGACCCACAGAACCCAAACATCTCTgggcaccacgggcaatttagcatagccaatagCATAGCTttcacacctttggactgcgggaggaagcaTTCAAAATGATGCTCTAACTTTTTTTCTATATGAAAACAGTAAGGGAGGTGACATGAGCAGAACAAAACATTGGCATATAGTTCGTAATTATGCGCCTAATCTACAGCACgcttcatagaatcatcatagaatccctacagtgtggaaacagacacttcagcccaactaaaattccacaccgacccactgaacagcatcccctcccagacccatcGCACCGCCATTTCCccgcaaccctgcatttccctttgtcacacacaacccagaggagcgcatgcgtgaggccctCTCCCAGCGCTGCCATTGTGGGGCATTGAgtcagtgagtggaagaggttaGTTTGAAACAGGCcacaatggagagaccagcgcccagggaagcgagggaacagcaggctccttccagcagcgcatcgagatgtgagtctggggcacagagggggctccgagaccggcattgattcgggttcagttcagggagaaccgtgggctgttggtaagaggcggagcggagcaggaactggtcccggaacttggagtgagcggcctgtgggcagggagagagaggcttttctcgggctgtgtgtgggcctgttgagggagacacagcggcaagaagctgctgctgggggtcaggcttgtagcttttagtcttctaaacactgatggaaagcttttgtgctcctgagatgctgcttggcctgctgtgttcatccagcctcacattttattatcttggaatctccagcatctgcagttcccattatctctggaaattcATTGTTCGGCTTCAATTTCGCGCTGTTTTTGGACATAGTGCCGTGAACAGTGGAAACACAGACTAGAGGCATGTTATAACCCTGAAAAGGACAGTTAATTGAGTCCCTAGGTTAAATTTCTcacctgaaatatttaaaatagcgccctttgttcttccttttcacaGATAGTGTGTTGGGAGCCGGATATTGAACTGTGTATGTATGCATGCCTGCTCCTTCGGATAGCCCCATTTATGAAAGTACAGTTGTTGCTCAGTTTCTGGACCTCACTCATGTGATTTCGaattatttcaggaaaaaaagtACAATGAGAATCCCCAGAAAAGGAGCAGATCTGGAGAACAGAGAACAAAGCCTCTGGTTCTGTTCAATTTGCtagttttcttcttttaaaaacaaacacacgTCCCAATGATTATGAACTTA
Coding sequences within it:
- the LOC132207232 gene encoding histone H4; this translates as MSGRGKGGKGLGKGGAKRHRKVLRDNIQGITKPAIRRLARRGGVKRISGLIYEETRGVLKVFLENVIRDAVTYTEHAKRKTVTAMDVVYALKRQGRTLYGFGG